A window of the Mesorhizobium opportunistum WSM2075 genome harbors these coding sequences:
- a CDS encoding DUF930 domain-containing protein: MLLVPPMNRPCMMAIASLALAFPASAMDNALRAGLMKLDPQTRLEQRCDAEVLDRITHDDRKFKADRVVAYAFATPEMSADAIKSSGAAFRSKGQWYRLKFKCQTGPDHMEVLQLRYRIGDEIPETDWAKYNLYD; encoded by the coding sequence ATGCTGCTAGTCCCGCCCATGAATAGACCCTGCATGATGGCCATCGCGTCCCTGGCGCTGGCTTTTCCGGCCAGCGCGATGGACAACGCATTGCGTGCCGGACTGATGAAACTCGATCCGCAAACCCGCCTAGAACAGCGCTGCGACGCCGAGGTCCTGGACCGGATCACGCATGACGATCGCAAGTTCAAGGCCGACCGAGTCGTTGCCTATGCCTTCGCGACGCCCGAGATGAGCGCCGACGCGATCAAGAGCTCGGGTGCGGCGTTCCGCAGCAAGGGACAATGGTACCGGCTGAAATTCAAATGCCAGACCGGGCCGGACCATATGGAAGTTCTCCAGCTCCGCTACCGGATCGGTGACGAAATTCCCGAGACCGACTGGGCGAAGTACAATCTCTACGACTAG
- a CDS encoding TerC family protein, producing the protein MEIFTAAGLSALLQVIAIDLALAGDNAIVIGLAAAGLPANQRKQAILVGIAAATVLRIFFALITQWLLTIGPILLIAGGLLLLWVCWKMWRELRVSHEQERDATEALSNGDFDKDGVIGGKGPSKTFSQAAWQIVIADVSMSLDNVLAVAGAAMNHPTVLIIGLALSIALMGFAASFVARLLHKYRWIAYIGLAIILYVAVKMLLDGAVQQFPDHFAFLAPWFGPGGGH; encoded by the coding sequence ATGGAAATATTCACTGCCGCGGGCTTATCGGCTCTTCTCCAGGTCATCGCCATCGACCTTGCGCTCGCCGGCGACAATGCCATCGTCATCGGCCTCGCCGCGGCGGGCCTGCCCGCCAACCAGCGCAAACAGGCCATTCTCGTCGGCATCGCGGCGGCCACGGTTCTGCGCATTTTCTTCGCCCTGATCACGCAATGGCTGCTGACCATCGGCCCCATTCTGCTCATCGCCGGCGGCCTGCTGCTGCTCTGGGTCTGCTGGAAGATGTGGCGCGAACTGCGCGTCAGCCACGAGCAGGAGCGCGATGCGACCGAAGCGCTGTCGAATGGCGACTTCGACAAGGACGGCGTCATTGGCGGCAAGGGACCGAGCAAGACCTTCTCGCAGGCCGCGTGGCAGATTGTCATCGCCGACGTTTCGATGTCGCTCGACAATGTTCTGGCCGTGGCCGGAGCGGCCATGAACCATCCGACGGTGCTGATCATCGGGCTGGCCTTGTCGATCGCGCTGATGGGCTTTGCCGCGTCGTTTGTCGCGCGCCTGCTGCACAAATATCGCTGGATCGCCTATATCGGCCTGGCGATCATCCTCTACGTCGCGGTGAAGATGCTTCTTGATGGCGCCGTGCAGCAATTCCCCGATCACTTCGCCTTCCTGGCGCCCTGGTTTGGACCGGGAGGCGGCCACTAA
- a CDS encoding DnaJ domain-containing protein, translating to MFIDYYEVLEVSPNANSETLERVFRYFAMRYHPDNQATGNEARFSEIVEAHNTLKDPVKRAQYDIQYKDHAGLSRELSVEAGNTKGMERDVVIQARLLALLYVKRRQDVNNPGIGDVELERLSGCPREHLEFHLWYMKAKGWIARIENGTMAITVEGIDRANSDHRRDPTTKLLDHTVS from the coding sequence ATGTTCATTGACTACTACGAAGTTCTCGAAGTCAGCCCGAATGCCAACTCCGAAACGTTGGAACGGGTGTTTCGTTATTTCGCCATGCGTTACCACCCCGACAATCAGGCCACCGGCAATGAGGCGCGCTTCAGCGAAATCGTAGAGGCTCACAACACGCTCAAGGACCCTGTCAAACGTGCGCAGTACGACATCCAGTACAAGGACCATGCGGGGCTCAGCCGGGAGTTGTCCGTGGAAGCCGGAAACACCAAGGGCATGGAGCGTGACGTCGTCATTCAAGCCAGACTGCTCGCGCTCCTTTATGTAAAGCGCAGACAGGACGTCAACAATCCCGGCATTGGAGATGTCGAGCTTGAGCGATTGTCAGGCTGTCCGCGAGAGCATCTCGAGTTTCATCTCTGGTATATGAAGGCAAAGGGTTGGATCGCAAGGATCGAGAACGGGACGATGGCGATCACCGTCGAAGGCATCGACCGCGCCAATTCCGATCATCGCCGTGACCCGACCACAAAACTCCTGGACCACACGGTCTCCTGA
- a CDS encoding septal ring lytic transglycosylase RlpA family protein codes for MQATTHQRLRRASTLALLAASAALLAACASQPEPKGMVNPRHRSKEYFAETEYGVKASPRAAFMRRGGGRDQLGKPYQVRGKWYYPKEDKRYAKVGLASWYGDAFHGRLTANGEVYDMTHLTAAHPTMPLPSYARVTNIETGSSVIVRVNDRGPYHEGRIIDVSERAAQMLDYAKVGTAKVKVEYVGRAPLEGDDDQYLMASYHPGNRIPDPSDGLPTGVMVAMNGPSPSLPVGAAAAPFPGQLTNSGEAFAAQPGLSAQATAFGDVVLPDFGPIVPERPEISLPPQSPFAVASLSYANERVQRADVFAALDDSGMSPADILRSWKKSNPQASPSSSDYVAAGTFDDAAEAKRVAAALQPFGRTEIQRSDLDGNDWYAVNLYPNGHGGLDEMLQAAWSHGAPDALAVRD; via the coding sequence ATGCAGGCTACGACGCATCAGCGTCTTCGTCGCGCTTCCACGCTTGCGCTGCTTGCCGCGTCGGCTGCCTTGCTGGCGGCTTGCGCGTCGCAGCCTGAGCCGAAGGGGATGGTCAATCCCAGGCATCGCTCCAAGGAATATTTCGCCGAAACCGAATATGGCGTGAAGGCAAGCCCGCGTGCTGCCTTCATGCGGCGCGGCGGCGGTCGCGACCAGCTCGGCAAACCCTACCAGGTGCGCGGCAAGTGGTATTATCCCAAGGAAGACAAGCGCTACGCCAAGGTCGGCCTGGCTTCGTGGTATGGCGACGCCTTTCACGGTCGGCTGACCGCCAATGGCGAAGTCTACGACATGACGCATCTGACCGCTGCGCATCCGACCATGCCGCTGCCGAGCTATGCCCGTGTCACCAACATCGAAACCGGCAGCTCGGTCATCGTGCGCGTCAATGACCGGGGGCCGTATCATGAGGGGCGCATCATCGATGTCTCGGAGCGCGCGGCACAGATGCTCGACTACGCCAAGGTCGGTACCGCGAAGGTGAAGGTCGAATATGTCGGTCGTGCGCCGCTCGAGGGCGACGACGACCAGTATCTGATGGCATCCTACCATCCAGGCAACAGGATACCGGATCCGTCGGACGGCTTGCCAACCGGTGTCATGGTGGCCATGAACGGACCGTCGCCGAGCCTGCCGGTGGGTGCTGCCGCCGCACCGTTCCCGGGCCAGCTGACGAATTCCGGAGAGGCGTTCGCGGCGCAGCCGGGCTTGTCGGCGCAAGCGACCGCTTTCGGCGACGTGGTGCTGCCCGACTTCGGACCGATCGTGCCCGAGCGCCCGGAGATCAGCCTGCCGCCGCAATCGCCGTTTGCGGTGGCCTCGCTGTCCTATGCGAATGAACGCGTGCAGCGTGCCGATGTCTTCGCCGCGCTGGACGACAGCGGCATGTCGCCGGCCGACATCCTGCGGTCATGGAAGAAGTCCAATCCGCAGGCGTCGCCGTCCAGTTCCGATTATGTCGCCGCCGGCACCTTCGACGATGCCGCTGAAGCCAAACGCGTGGCGGCGGCACTTCAGCCCTTTGGCCGAACGGAGATCCAGCGTTCCGATCTCGACGGCAATGACTGGTATGCGGTCAATCTCTATCCGAATGGCCATGGCGGCCTGGACGAGATGCTGCAGGCGGCATGGTCGCATGGCGCGCCCGATGCGCTGGCCGTGCGCGACTGA
- a CDS encoding DUF2161 domain-containing phosphodiesterase: MNETSLYAPVKRFLESLDFVVKGEIGGCDIVALREGEPPVVVICELKLQFNLELVLQGVDRAAACDEVWLAARMSARGKGRESDARFRNLCRRLGFGLLGVTANDRVEVLLSPVAMAPRKNARKRSRIVDEHQRRRGDPVVGGGTRNPIMTAYRQSALTCAAAMMDGPKRPRDLKTLTPIAPKILQHNVYGWFARVDRGLYGLTDAGRASLVRWPQASHDEARHEILIAPTP, translated from the coding sequence ATGAACGAGACCTCACTCTATGCGCCGGTGAAGCGGTTCCTCGAAAGTCTCGACTTCGTCGTGAAAGGGGAAATCGGCGGCTGCGACATCGTCGCGCTGCGCGAGGGTGAACCGCCGGTCGTGGTCATCTGCGAACTGAAGCTGCAGTTCAATCTGGAACTGGTGCTGCAGGGCGTCGACCGTGCGGCCGCTTGCGACGAAGTGTGGCTGGCGGCACGCATGTCGGCGCGCGGCAAGGGGCGCGAAAGCGACGCCAGGTTCCGCAATCTCTGCCGTCGGCTCGGCTTCGGCCTGCTCGGCGTGACCGCGAACGACCGGGTCGAGGTGCTGCTCAGCCCGGTCGCAATGGCGCCGCGCAAGAATGCGCGCAAGCGCTCTCGGATCGTCGATGAGCACCAGCGCCGTCGCGGCGATCCGGTCGTGGGCGGCGGGACGCGCAATCCGATCATGACCGCCTACCGCCAGAGCGCCCTCACCTGCGCCGCCGCGATGATGGATGGACCCAAGCGGCCGCGCGACCTGAAGACCTTGACACCGATCGCGCCGAAGATTCTGCAGCACAATGTCTATGGTTGGTTCGCGCGTGTCGACCGCGGTCTCTACGGTCTCACCGATGCCGGCCGCGCCTCGCTGGTCCGTTGGCCGCAGGCTTCGCACGATGAAGCACGACACGAGATTTTGATTGCGCCGACCCCCTGA
- a CDS encoding SRPBCC family protein, with amino-acid sequence MSPQTAPTSVKHSIVVEAPIATAFKVFTEDFNSFKPREHNLLAVPIAETVFERRVGGNIYDRGIDGSECRWARVLAYEPPNRLLLSWDISPRWQVETDLDKTSEWEVRFTAETENRTRVEIEHRKLERHGDGWESVRNGVGGEQGWPLYLQRFHGLFSR; translated from the coding sequence ATGAGCCCGCAAACCGCACCTACATCCGTGAAGCACTCGATCGTCGTCGAAGCCCCCATTGCAACGGCTTTCAAGGTGTTTACCGAGGACTTCAACAGCTTCAAGCCGCGCGAGCACAACCTGCTCGCCGTGCCAATCGCAGAGACAGTCTTCGAGCGTCGGGTAGGGGGCAACATCTATGATCGCGGCATCGACGGCAGCGAGTGCCGATGGGCGCGAGTGCTGGCCTACGAACCGCCCAATCGCCTGCTTCTAAGCTGGGACATCAGTCCCCGGTGGCAGGTCGAAACCGATCTCGACAAGACCAGCGAATGGGAAGTCCGGTTCACCGCCGAAACCGAAAACCGGACTCGGGTCGAGATCGAGCACCGGAAACTTGAGCGGCATGGCGACGGCTGGGAAAGCGTACGCAATGGCGTTGGTGGCGAGCAAGGTTGGCCGCTATATCTGCAGCGGTTCCACGGCCTGTTCTCCCGCTGA
- the tmk gene encoding dTMP kinase: MARGFFITFEGGEGAGKSTQIERLARKMRAKKYDVLLTREPGGSPGAEAVRHVLLSGAAEPFGPKMEALLFAAARSDHVEQVIRPAVERGSIVLCDRFLDSSRVYQGVTGGIDPAFMATLEQVAINGMMPDMTLIFDIDPAEGLRRATLRRGSDDGADRFEKETLAIHQARRAAFLAIAAAEPERCIVVDASAKPDTVEDVVTAAVFAALEARAPTRNRQAAPV; encoded by the coding sequence TTGGCGCGCGGATTTTTCATTACCTTCGAAGGCGGCGAGGGCGCAGGCAAGTCGACGCAGATCGAGCGGCTGGCGAGAAAGATGCGCGCCAAGAAGTATGATGTGCTGCTGACGCGCGAACCTGGCGGTTCGCCGGGCGCCGAAGCGGTCAGGCATGTCCTGCTTTCAGGCGCGGCGGAGCCATTCGGACCGAAGATGGAAGCGCTGCTCTTCGCCGCCGCGCGTTCGGACCATGTCGAGCAGGTCATCCGGCCGGCGGTCGAGCGCGGTTCCATCGTGCTTTGCGATCGTTTCCTGGATTCCTCGCGCGTCTACCAGGGGGTTACCGGCGGCATCGACCCGGCGTTCATGGCGACGCTGGAGCAGGTCGCCATCAACGGCATGATGCCCGACATGACGCTGATCTTCGATATCGACCCGGCAGAGGGTCTCAGGCGCGCGACGCTGCGGCGCGGCAGCGATGACGGCGCCGACCGCTTCGAAAAGGAAACGCTGGCCATCCACCAGGCGCGCCGCGCGGCCTTTCTGGCGATCGCCGCGGCCGAGCCGGAGCGCTGCATCGTCGTCGATGCGTCCGCCAAGCCCGACACTGTGGAGGACGTCGTCACCGCCGCCGTGTTCGCGGCGCTGGAGGCGAGGGCGCCCACGCGCAACAGGCAGGCCGCACCGGTATGA
- a CDS encoding MAPEG family protein: MSIVGILALCLVSVLLAILSGSSKGRAGVLSGPIVPADDDNLLYRIDRVHLNSVEALAPFVVPAVLAMMVGVGPVVLATLVWLHLAIRLAHLAIYLRGGNAAKGGSVSTILYVSGALVTAVLIVVTGWVAI, from the coding sequence TTGAGTATCGTTGGAATCCTGGCGCTTTGTCTCGTTTCAGTCCTGCTGGCGATTCTCTCGGGCTCGTCCAAGGGGCGAGCAGGTGTCCTGTCTGGGCCAATAGTCCCCGCAGACGACGACAATCTGCTTTACCGGATAGACCGCGTACACCTGAATTCGGTCGAGGCGCTGGCGCCCTTTGTCGTGCCTGCCGTCTTGGCGATGATGGTCGGCGTCGGACCTGTCGTGCTGGCTACACTGGTCTGGCTGCATCTGGCGATCCGCCTTGCTCATTTGGCGATCTACCTGCGCGGCGGCAACGCCGCCAAGGGAGGCAGCGTCAGCACCATCCTGTACGTCTCGGGAGCCCTCGTCACAGCCGTTCTCATCGTCGTGACAGGCTGGGTCGCGATCTAG
- a CDS encoding ArsR/SmtB family transcription factor, which translates to MATNANSWTALGDPTRRTVFELLVEQPCSVTELAHALPVTRSAVSQHLKVLKDAGLVADTRSGKQRIYRVDPDGLARLRAELDRFWSKTLAAYKVAVERSSEEQK; encoded by the coding sequence GTGGCCACTAACGCGAATAGCTGGACGGCGCTGGGCGACCCGACAAGGCGCACGGTTTTCGAGTTGCTGGTCGAACAGCCTTGTTCGGTCACCGAACTGGCTCATGCCTTGCCCGTCACCCGGTCGGCGGTTTCGCAACACCTGAAGGTGCTCAAGGATGCCGGGCTCGTGGCGGACACCCGCTCCGGCAAGCAACGCATCTACCGGGTTGATCCAGATGGGCTGGCGCGCCTGCGCGCGGAACTTGACCGGTTCTGGAGCAAAACCCTGGCGGCCTACAAGGTTGCCGTCGAGCGGTCATCAGAGGAGCAGAAATGA
- a CDS encoding D-alanyl-D-alanine carboxypeptidase family protein, producing MQFRLLQPFAGFFLLGLLLSLAPAHAQLFETKAAQAFMIDADTGTVLFSKDADKPIQPASMAKLMTMEVVFNAIKSGRLKLDDTFVVSENAWRKGGAPSGTSTMFAKLKSSVRLEDLIQGVTVQAANDGCIVIAEGMAGSEDNFAAQMTERARQIGLKTSTFVNSTGLPADGQQTSVRELTQLALHLWRNYPDFYRYYSLKDFTWNKISQRNRNPLLAMDIGADGLAVGASEASGFGIVGSVSHNGTRVIAALSGLANDKERAEEARKLLDWGVRSFEKTEIFAKDEVVGEAQVFGGAKSGVTLKAKGPIAIFLPITNRDKLTAKIVYNGPVAAPVEEGQPVGALRVWIGDTLSQETPLFAAESIGVGTLPQRALDAVKELAIGWLR from the coding sequence ATGCAGTTTCGCTTGCTTCAGCCTTTTGCCGGGTTTTTTCTTCTCGGCCTCCTGCTTTCACTCGCTCCGGCCCACGCACAGCTTTTCGAGACCAAGGCCGCACAGGCCTTCATGATCGATGCCGACACCGGCACGGTGCTGTTCTCGAAGGATGCCGACAAGCCGATCCAGCCGGCCTCGATGGCCAAGCTGATGACGATGGAGGTGGTGTTCAACGCCATCAAGTCCGGACGCCTCAAGCTCGACGACACCTTCGTGGTGAGCGAGAACGCCTGGCGCAAGGGCGGCGCCCCGTCTGGAACATCGACCATGTTTGCCAAACTGAAATCGTCCGTCCGCCTGGAGGATTTGATCCAGGGGGTGACCGTGCAGGCCGCGAATGACGGCTGCATCGTCATCGCCGAAGGCATGGCCGGGTCGGAGGACAATTTTGCCGCGCAGATGACAGAACGCGCCCGCCAGATCGGCCTCAAGACATCGACTTTCGTCAATTCGACCGGCCTGCCGGCCGATGGCCAGCAGACAAGCGTGCGCGAGCTGACGCAGCTCGCCCTGCATTTGTGGCGCAATTACCCGGATTTCTATCGCTACTACAGCCTGAAGGATTTCACCTGGAACAAGATCTCGCAGAGGAACCGCAACCCGCTGCTGGCGATGGATATCGGCGCCGATGGCCTGGCCGTGGGGGCGAGCGAGGCGTCCGGTTTCGGCATCGTGGGCTCGGTCAGCCACAACGGCACGCGGGTGATCGCGGCGCTGAGCGGGCTGGCCAACGACAAGGAACGCGCCGAAGAGGCGCGCAAGCTGCTCGACTGGGGCGTTCGCTCCTTCGAGAAAACCGAAATATTCGCCAAGGACGAGGTGGTCGGCGAGGCCCAGGTTTTCGGCGGTGCGAAATCCGGCGTGACGCTGAAGGCAAAAGGGCCGATCGCCATCTTCCTGCCGATCACCAACCGCGACAAGCTGACCGCAAAGATCGTCTATAACGGCCCGGTCGCCGCACCCGTGGAGGAAGGCCAGCCGGTCGGCGCGCTGCGCGTCTGGATCGGCGACACGCTGAGCCAGGAGACACCGCTTTTCGCCGCCGAGTCGATCGGCGTCGGCACGTTGCCGCAGCGCGCGCTCGATGCGGTCAAGGAACTGGCGATCGGCTGGCTGCGATAA
- a CDS encoding sterol desaturase family protein, with product MDIFGIKTLLICALIFIPFEHLFAERPQKIFRKGLGVDLLYLMFNAFIIKVAMVIMAAGILGVVAILIPRSVTQAVSGQPIWLQVAEITLITDVGVYWAHRAFHKIPALWKFHAVHHGIEELDWLGAFHSHPVDAIVTKAISLTPILLLGFSEGAIAVFSFIYLGHTMLVHSNLRIPFGPLKWLIAGPQFHRWHHANQREAYDKNFAGQLPFLDLVFGTYNATGDKVPDKYGVDDPIPSTYFGQVGYPFMRRKKPSDRVAPGPEARQPASTEHGPLPPVLPDIGGIA from the coding sequence ATGGATATCTTTGGCATCAAGACGCTGTTGATCTGCGCGCTGATCTTCATTCCGTTCGAACATCTGTTCGCCGAGCGGCCGCAGAAGATCTTCCGCAAGGGCCTTGGTGTCGATCTGCTCTATCTGATGTTCAACGCCTTTATCATAAAGGTGGCCATGGTCATCATGGCGGCGGGTATCCTCGGCGTCGTTGCAATCCTCATCCCGCGATCGGTAACGCAGGCCGTCAGTGGCCAGCCCATCTGGCTGCAGGTTGCCGAAATCACCCTGATCACCGATGTCGGCGTCTACTGGGCGCATCGGGCCTTTCACAAGATCCCGGCACTTTGGAAGTTCCACGCGGTTCACCACGGCATTGAGGAACTGGATTGGCTCGGGGCCTTCCACTCCCACCCGGTCGACGCAATCGTCACCAAGGCGATATCGCTGACGCCGATCCTTCTGCTTGGCTTCTCGGAAGGCGCGATCGCCGTCTTTTCGTTTATCTATCTCGGGCACACGATGCTCGTTCATTCGAACCTGCGGATTCCGTTCGGCCCGTTGAAGTGGCTGATCGCCGGCCCGCAGTTCCATCGCTGGCACCATGCCAACCAGCGCGAAGCCTATGACAAGAACTTCGCCGGGCAGTTGCCCTTTCTCGATCTGGTGTTCGGCACCTACAATGCCACCGGCGACAAGGTGCCCGACAAATACGGCGTCGACGATCCGATCCCGTCCACCTATTTCGGCCAGGTCGGCTATCCGTTCATGCGCCGCAAGAAGCCATCGGATCGCGTCGCGCCAGGCCCCGAAGCCCGGCAGCCGGCATCGACGGAGCACGGCCCGTTGCCGCCGGTCTTGCCCGACATTGGCGGCATCGCCTGA